The DNA segment CTTTAAGTTTATTACCATCGTACACTTTCACAGGTTTATCAGTAAGCCTATTAATATTGGACTTTAGCGCATCAATTTGGCTGCTCATCCTCTTGTTCCTATTAAACTGCCAAGTTCCACCTTCTCTATTTTATCCATAATGTCTTCCGTATCCATCTTCCAAgcatttttaatgatatttttagcTTCTGTCTCTTTAGCCcagcatatatcatatctaaacATTAGTCTACCATCCTTCTTCTCCTCTCCAGGCTTTCGACCCTtggtatcaagcataatagcatCATGGTCCGAGTTTGACTGGCGAATAACTTTGGTTTCGATGAACGGGAAGCTGTGCACACACTTGCCGAGATCAAAAAAAAGATCCAGTCTTTCTTTGACTATCGTGCTACCCTTACGATTGTTGACCCATGTAAACCACCCATTGTCTGTTTTCAAGTCCACCAGTGATAACTCATCAATAACCTCACGGAAGTCGTCCATCAGGGCCTGCGGTTTCCTTCTACCACCTTCCTTTTTCGAGTTATCAAGTATGGCATTGAAATCGCCTCCAACAATCCACTTTTCTTTCACCGATCTTCCCACCCCCTTAAGCATATCCCACGAGCTCTTCCTATTGTTAGGGTCGGCATTCCCATAAAATCTAGTGAATCGAATAAGTTTATCATTTTCATCGTGAATTAAAGAGTCAATATGATTACAAGAGTAGCTTTGGATCTCAACCTTAGTTCCCTCCTTCCACATCAT comes from the Gossypium hirsutum isolate 1008001.06 chromosome A06, Gossypium_hirsutum_v2.1, whole genome shotgun sequence genome and includes:
- the LOC121230423 gene encoding uncharacterized protein, with amino-acid sequence MKILCWNCRGIGNPATIHELKQILVANDLEVIFLCETKVQTNKFPQIRSKCRMEGCLAVNACGKSSGLVMMWKEGTKVEIQSYSCNHIDSLIHDENDKLIRFTRFYGNADPNNRKSSWDMLKGVGRSVKEKWIVGGDFNAILDNSKKEGGRRKPQALMDDFREVIDELSLVDLKTDNGWFTWVNNRKGSTIVKERLDLFFDLGKCVHSFPFIETKVIRQSNSDHDAIMLDTKGRKPGEEKKDGRLMFRYDICWAKETEAKNIIKNAWKMDTEDIMDKIEKVELGSLIGTRG